The Octadecabacter arcticus 238 genome contains a region encoding:
- a CDS encoding IS256-like element ISOan6 family transposase — MGTTNIVDFARRDEMTDALTELLKTGAQQLIATAVEAELVSYLAQFTGLRTDAGHAAVVRNGHHPARPFQTGIGPVSVRIPKVRSKDGTPVTFRSALVPPYVRRTKTLEAALPWLYLKGISSGEMAPALKVLLGPDAVGLSANTVSRLKRDWANEYEAWKGAELDDEPIVYIWADGVHSGLRGEDDKLCALVIIGVTARGKKRFLAIEDGVREATQSWREVLLNLKSRGMNAPKLAIGDGAMGFWAAMDEVYPETRHQRCWQHKTVNVLNCLPKLSQPKAKAALHDIWQAETKVDAEKAFDLFIKTYEPKYPKATLCLQKDREELMAFFDFPAQHWQSIRTSNPIESAFATIRHRTKRSKGCLSRDGMLHMMFKLGQCAEQNWRKLRGFDYLAKVITGVTFKDGIETTNPDQITA; from the coding sequence ATGGGAACTACTAACATTGTTGATTTTGCGCGTCGAGACGAGATGACGGACGCGTTGACGGAGTTGCTGAAAACGGGAGCACAACAATTGATCGCGACAGCAGTTGAGGCTGAGCTTGTCAGTTATTTGGCGCAATTTACCGGCTTACGCACCGATGCCGGTCACGCGGCAGTCGTGCGTAACGGACATCATCCGGCCCGCCCGTTTCAAACGGGCATTGGCCCTGTGAGCGTGCGCATTCCAAAGGTTCGGTCCAAGGACGGCACACCGGTGACATTCCGGTCTGCCCTGGTGCCGCCCTATGTGCGCCGCACGAAGACGCTGGAAGCGGCCTTGCCATGGCTTTACCTCAAAGGGATCTCCAGCGGCGAGATGGCTCCCGCCCTCAAGGTTCTTCTGGGCCCAGATGCCGTTGGCTTGTCGGCTAATACGGTTTCGCGTTTAAAACGCGATTGGGCCAATGAATACGAGGCTTGGAAAGGCGCTGAGTTAGATGACGAGCCCATCGTCTATATCTGGGCCGACGGCGTTCACAGCGGCCTTCGGGGCGAGGATGACAAGCTCTGTGCCCTTGTTATTATTGGGGTAACTGCCCGTGGCAAGAAGCGATTTCTGGCAATTGAAGATGGGGTGCGCGAGGCCACGCAGAGCTGGCGCGAGGTTCTGCTTAACCTCAAAAGCCGAGGCATGAATGCGCCCAAACTGGCCATCGGGGACGGTGCCATGGGGTTTTGGGCGGCCATGGACGAAGTCTATCCTGAGACCCGCCATCAACGCTGTTGGCAACACAAAACGGTGAACGTGCTCAATTGTTTACCCAAGCTGTCTCAGCCAAAAGCCAAGGCCGCGCTGCACGACATCTGGCAGGCCGAGACCAAAGTCGATGCAGAAAAGGCGTTCGATCTGTTCATCAAAACCTACGAACCCAAATATCCCAAGGCCACACTATGCCTGCAAAAAGATCGTGAGGAACTCATGGCATTCTTCGACTTCCCGGCGCAGCATTGGCAAAGCATCCGCACTAGCAATCCAATTGAATCGGCCTTCGCGACGATCCGGCATCGTACCAAGCGTTCAAAGGGCTGCCTGTCACGCGATGGCATGCTGCACATGATGTTCAAACTGGGGCAATGTGCTGAGCAAAATTGGAGGAAGCTACGCGGCTTTGACTACCTCGCAAAAGTCATCACAGGCGTCACGTTCAAAGACGGAATCGAAACCACAAACCCCGACCAGATCACCGCATGA
- a CDS encoding IS256-like element ISOan6 family transposase: MGTTNIVDFARRDEMTDALTELLKTGAQQLIATAVEAELVSYLAQFTGLRTDAGHAAVVRNGHHPARPFQTGIGPVSVRIPKVRSKDGTLVTFRSALVPPYVRRTKTLEAALPWLYLKGISSGEMAPALKVLLGPDAVGLSANTVSRLKRDWANEYEAWKGAELDDEPIVYIWADGVHSGLRGEDDKLCALVIIGVTARGKKRFLAIEDGVRESTQSWREVLLNLKSRGMNAPKLAIGDGAMGFWAAMDEVYPETRHQRCWQHKTMNVLNCLPKLSQPKAKAALHDIWQAETKVDAEKAFDLFIKTYEPKYPKATLCLQKDREELMAFFDFPAQHWQSIRTSNPIESAFATIRHRTKRSKGCLSRDGMLHMMFKLGQCAEQNWRKLRGFDYLAKVITGVTFKDGIETTNPDQITA; this comes from the coding sequence ATGGGAACTACTAACATTGTTGATTTTGCGCGTCGAGACGAGATGACGGACGCGTTGACGGAGTTGCTGAAAACGGGAGCACAACAATTGATCGCGACAGCAGTTGAGGCTGAGCTTGTCAGTTATTTGGCGCAATTTACCGGCTTACGCACCGATGCCGGTCACGCGGCAGTCGTGCGTAATGGACATCATCCGGCCCGCCCGTTTCAAACGGGCATTGGCCCTGTGAGCGTGCGCATTCCAAAGGTTCGGTCCAAGGACGGCACACTGGTGACATTCCGGTCTGCCCTGGTGCCGCCCTATGTGCGCCGCACGAAGACGCTGGAAGCGGCCTTGCCATGGCTTTACCTCAAAGGGATCTCCAGCGGCGAGATGGCTCCCGCCCTCAAGGTTCTTCTGGGCCCAGATGCCGTTGGCTTGTCGGCTAATACGGTTTCGCGTTTAAAACGCGATTGGGCCAATGAATACGAGGCTTGGAAAGGCGCTGAGTTAGATGACGAGCCCATCGTCTATATCTGGGCCGACGGCGTTCACAGCGGCCTTCGGGGCGAGGATGACAAGCTCTGTGCCCTTGTTATTATTGGGGTAACTGCCCGTGGCAAGAAGCGATTTCTGGCAATTGAGGATGGGGTGCGCGAGTCCACGCAGAGCTGGCGCGAGGTTCTGCTTAACCTCAAAAGCCGAGGCATGAATGCGCCCAAACTGGCCATCGGGGACGGTGCCATGGGGTTTTGGGCGGCCATGGACGAAGTCTATCCTGAGACCCGCCATCAACGCTGTTGGCAACACAAAACGATGAACGTGCTCAATTGTTTACCCAAGCTGTCTCAGCCAAAAGCCAAGGCCGCGCTGCACGACATCTGGCAGGCCGAGACCAAAGTCGATGCAGAAAAGGCGTTCGATCTGTTCATCAAAACCTACGAACCCAAATACCCCAAGGCCACACTATGCCTGCAAAAAGATCGTGAGGAACTCATGGCATTCTTCGACTTCCCGGCGCAGCATTGGCAAAGCATCCGCACTAGCAATCCAATTGAATCGGCCTTCGCGACGATCCGGCATCGTACCAAGCGTTCAAAGGGCTGCCTGTCACGCGATGGCATGCTGCACATGATGTTCAAACTGGGGCAATGTGCTGAGCAAAATTGGAGGAAGCTACGCGGCTTTGACTACCTCGCAAAAGTCATCACAGGCGTCACGTTCAAAGACGGAATCGAAACCACAAACCCCGACCAGATCACCGCATGA
- a CDS encoding CDGSH iron-sulfur domain-containing protein encodes MSEPVVAQKSPYAIEVEAGKSYFWCACGQSSKQPFCDGSHKGTNFTPVKYTSETDSKVFFCGCKASGKAPVCDGSHSKL; translated from the coding sequence ATGTCAGAGCCAGTAGTTGCGCAAAAATCGCCATACGCCATAGAAGTTGAAGCTGGGAAAAGTTACTTCTGGTGCGCCTGTGGGCAGAGCAGCAAGCAGCCGTTCTGTGATGGAAGCCATAAAGGTACGAATTTTACACCCGTTAAGTACACATCAGAAACGGACAGTAAGGTCTTCTTTTGTGGCTGTAAGGCTTCGGGAAAGGCACCAGTTTGCGATGGCAGTCACTCCAAGCTCTAA
- a CDS encoding nuclear transport factor 2 family protein yields MSIYDKLTKALSDRDIDAYAEIVHKDAVIVFHKSGKTFSKTEWISMVSSIIDNPKFIYDSSRCVYENDEILVSHDFMSYPDDTKEAVMHVYTLKDGKMIRIETGATPLD; encoded by the coding sequence ATGTCGATTTATGATAAATTAACCAAAGCACTGTCTGACCGAGACATCGATGCGTATGCGGAAATCGTTCACAAAGATGCTGTCATCGTCTTTCATAAATCAGGAAAAACATTTTCCAAGACTGAGTGGATATCTATGGTTTCAAGTATAATAGACAATCCAAAATTTATATATGATTCATCACGCTGTGTTTATGAAAATGATGAAATCTTAGTTTCACATGATTTTATGTCTTACCCAGACGATACTAAAGAAGCTGTCATGCACGTTTACACTTTAAAAGACGGAAAAATGATCCGTATAGAAACTGGTGCTACGCCTCTGGATTGA
- a CDS encoding IS3 family transposase (programmed frameshift) codes for MGYSLERKAAVLKRMLPPNNVAIRQLSQEEGISEATLFSWRAQARNKGQLLPDADASPEGWSSRDKFAAVLETAALNEADLAEYCRKRGLYPAQIAMWRVACEQANDWDRTSAARLVRATKEDKKRMKDLERELARKDRALAETAALLVLRKKASANLGGRRGRMISTPDRQTAVALINEAVTAGARRAKACSELEISERTLRRWTKDGEVRPDKRPLVPRAEPANALSTAERAAVLDVCNSKEFSSLPPSQIVPKLADQGRYLASESSFYRILRANGLQHHRGRAKSPVKRKKPTSYQASAPCEVWTWDITWMPGPVAGMFFYLYLIVDIFSRKIVCWEVHERESADLAAILIRQAVLAEGCQLRPLVLHADNGSPMKGATMKVTMEKLGITASYSRPRVSNDNPFSEALFRTCKYRPDWPTKGFATKADAQTWVQTFAGWYNSEHLHSAIRFVTPNARHAGHDRATLTNRANLYATARAQNPQRWSGKTRNWQPAGPVWLNPENEISASEIRDAA; via the exons ATGGGATATTCACTGGAACGAAAAGCAGCTGTGCTGAAACGGATGCTTCCGCCGAACAACGTGGCCATTCGGCAGCTTTCGCAGGAGGAAGGGATTTCGGAGGCGACGCTTTTCTCTTGGCGTGCTCAGGCGCGCAACAAGGGGCAGCTTTTGCCTGACGCTGATGCGAGCCCTGAGGGCTGGTCTTCACGTGACAAGTTTGCGGCGGTGTTGGAAACTGCTGCGCTGAACGAGGCTGACCTAGCCGAATACTGCCGCAAACGCGGCCTTTACCCGGCGCAGATTGCCATGTGGCGAGTTGCTTGCGAGCAGGCCAACGACTGGGACCGCACGAGTGCAGCACGTCTTGTGCGTGCGACCAAGGAAGACAAGAAACGGATGAAAGATTTGGAACGTGAGCTTGCTCGCAAGGATCGCGCACTGGCCGAAACTGCAGCACTGCTTGTTCTGCGAAAAAAGGCCTCAGCGA ATCTGGGGGGACGGAGAGGACGCATGATCAGCACCCCAGATCGCCAAACCGCAGTTGCTCTGATCAATGAGGCCGTCACCGCAGGAGCGCGGCGCGCCAAAGCCTGTTCCGAGTTGGAAATCAGCGAACGCACTCTGCGGCGCTGGACAAAAGACGGCGAGGTTCGCCCTGATAAGCGCCCCCTCGTGCCGCGTGCGGAACCAGCAAACGCGTTGAGTACGGCAGAACGCGCGGCTGTTCTAGATGTCTGTAATTCAAAGGAGTTCTCTAGCCTTCCCCCAAGTCAGATTGTGCCAAAGCTAGCCGATCAGGGTCGATATCTGGCCTCGGAATCGAGTTTCTACCGCATTTTGCGCGCCAATGGATTGCAGCATCACCGGGGTCGAGCCAAGTCCCCAGTCAAGCGTAAGAAGCCCACAAGCTATCAGGCCAGTGCGCCCTGTGAGGTCTGGACCTGGGACATTACCTGGATGCCGGGACCTGTCGCAGGCATGTTCTTCTATCTGTATCTGATCGTGGACATCTTCAGCCGGAAGATCGTGTGCTGGGAGGTCCATGAGCGTGAAAGTGCGGATCTGGCTGCCATTCTGATCCGGCAAGCAGTGCTAGCGGAGGGCTGTCAGTTGCGCCCCTTGGTTCTGCACGCTGACAACGGCAGTCCTATGAAGGGCGCCACGATGAAGGTGACGATGGAAAAACTAGGGATCACGGCCTCCTACAGTCGCCCTCGCGTAAGCAACGACAACCCTTTCTCAGAGGCGTTGTTCCGAACCTGCAAATACCGCCCGGACTGGCCGACCAAGGGCTTTGCCACCAAGGCGGATGCTCAAACCTGGGTCCAAACCTTCGCTGGTTGGTACAATAGTGAACACCTGCACAGCGCCATCCGCTTCGTCACGCCGAATGCGCGCCACGCAGGTCATGATCGTGCAACGCTCACAAATCGTGCCAATCTCTATGCCACTGCTCGCGCGCAAAACCCGCAACGCTGGTCAGGAAAAACCCGAAACTGGCAACCAGCAGGACCCGTCTGGCTGAACCCAGAAAACGAAATCAGCGCCTCTGAAATCAGAGACGCTGCATGA
- a CDS encoding tyrosine-type recombinase/integrase, protein MAFLKSARGVETVTDVGYHRCDPGLYLQVASGGTKSWLFRYKSPVTAKQREMGLGALSLVSLAVARDMALECRRQVLSGLDPLEEREKVKRARQLEQARSITFQEAAEQCIASKKPEWKNAKHAQQWANSLTTYAYPVFGNLSVSDLDTDLVLKAIEPIWISKAETASRVRQRIETVWYWARARKYVEGENPARLRGHLDKILAKTAKVKRVKHHAAVPYKQIATFIIKLRGRKGSSALAMEFMILTAARTGEVRGARWQEIDLTTKVWTIPADRMKAGREHRVPLCNRAMEILNSMKSNRNPDDFVFSGWKAGTGLSDGAMLALLRKMDVGPYTPHGFRSTFRDWAAEEAHQFSNETIELALAHTIRNKAEAAYRRGDQLERRRELMGAWSEYIG, encoded by the coding sequence ATGGCTTTTCTGAAATCGGCACGGGGCGTAGAGACAGTCACTGACGTTGGCTATCACCGCTGTGACCCGGGCCTATATCTACAGGTTGCCAGTGGCGGCACCAAATCCTGGCTGTTTCGTTACAAATCGCCGGTTACTGCCAAGCAGCGTGAGATGGGTTTGGGGGCGCTTAGTTTGGTATCACTAGCGGTGGCACGGGACATGGCCTTGGAATGCCGCAGGCAAGTTCTAAGCGGTTTAGATCCACTAGAAGAACGCGAGAAGGTCAAGCGCGCAAGGCAGTTGGAACAAGCACGGTCAATAACGTTTCAGGAAGCCGCAGAACAATGCATCGCCAGTAAAAAGCCTGAGTGGAAAAATGCCAAACATGCTCAGCAATGGGCTAACTCGCTCACGACTTATGCATACCCGGTCTTTGGTAACCTATCCGTTTCCGATTTAGATACGGATCTCGTCTTGAAGGCTATCGAACCAATATGGATATCCAAGGCTGAGACTGCCAGTCGCGTTAGACAACGTATTGAAACCGTCTGGTATTGGGCACGCGCACGGAAGTATGTCGAAGGTGAGAACCCTGCCCGACTACGCGGCCACCTTGATAAAATCCTTGCCAAGACTGCCAAAGTAAAACGGGTCAAGCATCACGCAGCGGTGCCATACAAACAGATAGCTACGTTCATAATAAAGCTGAGAGGCCGCAAGGGAAGCTCAGCTTTAGCGATGGAGTTTATGATATTGACTGCAGCACGAACAGGCGAGGTCCGTGGTGCGAGATGGCAGGAGATTGACCTCACCACCAAAGTATGGACCATTCCAGCAGATCGCATGAAAGCAGGCAGGGAACATCGAGTGCCGCTCTGCAATCGTGCAATGGAAATCCTTAACAGCATGAAATCTAACCGAAACCCAGACGATTTTGTATTTTCCGGTTGGAAGGCTGGGACCGGGCTAAGCGATGGGGCCATGCTCGCCCTATTGAGGAAGATGGATGTGGGGCCATACACACCACATGGCTTTCGCAGTACCTTCAGAGACTGGGCGGCGGAGGAAGCTCATCAGTTCTCAAACGAGACAATTGAGCTAGCACTCGCCCATACTATCAGGAACAAAGCTGAGGCCGCCTACCGGCGAGGAGATCAGTTGGAGCGACGCAGAGAGCTTATGGGCGCTTGGAGTGAGTACATTGGTTGA
- a CDS encoding helix-turn-helix transcriptional regulator, with product MQTVSNIRTLRMKDLPSKVGFQPSTIYGLVAQGKFPKPYKLAPGGRAAGWQETEIDAWITARVEECK from the coding sequence ATGCAAACCGTTTCAAATATCCGCACACTGCGTATGAAAGACCTTCCCTCAAAAGTAGGGTTTCAACCTTCCACAATCTACGGGCTGGTTGCACAAGGCAAATTCCCCAAACCCTATAAGTTAGCTCCAGGCGGCCGTGCTGCGGGATGGCAAGAGACTGAAATCGACGCATGGATTACTGCGCGCGTGGAGGAATGCAAATGA
- a CDS encoding primase alpha helix C-terminal domain-containing protein yields the protein MQMTCQAQNEDVALAAASWSAMGVEIVLMHNGKRAVDPRTKTERGDAYATYQAILKHPQKLGIAVKTGPKSGLVALTAYTYEPGVGMHTLEDQGYFCPCCDTLIRHEIIVNGVSEGRFHTCLFYSGKDQFLEGGLDLFPGVFVRRSGELISIPPTVDKFVLDEQQHMRSCYEQQDVLAPAGITIIPDGLRKIIRAAERQSLTAKRQTQGNGGVRKELYDTVTEGGRNNALARRAGFLIRVHKLTEEQLLEELMIINQRCCKPPLGFCEVRNTARSIFKKHSRHG from the coding sequence ATGCAAATGACATGTCAGGCACAAAATGAAGATGTCGCATTGGCTGCTGCTAGCTGGAGCGCGATGGGCGTCGAAATAGTACTTATGCATAATGGCAAAAGAGCAGTTGATCCTCGCACAAAAACAGAGCGTGGGGACGCATACGCTACATATCAGGCCATTTTGAAGCACCCCCAAAAGTTGGGTATCGCGGTAAAAACTGGCCCCAAATCTGGATTAGTAGCCCTGACAGCTTACACATATGAGCCTGGTGTTGGCATGCATACTTTAGAAGACCAGGGCTACTTCTGCCCATGTTGCGACACTCTTATCAGACATGAAATTATTGTTAATGGAGTGTCAGAAGGGCGTTTCCACACATGTCTGTTCTACTCCGGAAAAGACCAGTTTCTTGAAGGTGGTTTGGATCTGTTTCCTGGCGTTTTCGTCCGGAGGTCCGGTGAACTGATTTCCATCCCACCTACGGTTGATAAGTTTGTTTTAGATGAACAGCAGCATATGAGGTCGTGCTACGAACAGCAGGACGTATTGGCTCCAGCCGGGATCACAATAATCCCAGACGGTTTACGCAAGATAATCCGGGCGGCAGAGCGCCAGTCCCTTACAGCTAAACGTCAAACGCAAGGGAACGGTGGCGTTCGCAAAGAACTTTATGACACCGTAACCGAGGGAGGTAGAAATAATGCCCTTGCTAGAAGAGCCGGGTTTCTGATTCGCGTTCATAAGCTCACTGAAGAACAGCTTCTTGAAGAGCTTATGATAATCAACCAACGCTGTTGTAAGCCTCCGCTTGGCTTCTGTGAAGTTCGGAACACTGCCCGTTCCATCTTTAAAAAGCATAGCCGCCATGGTTGA
- a CDS encoding DUF927 domain-containing protein — protein sequence MKFGTLPVPSLKSIAAMVEGTSITARLEADSNAAREAADLAAANLEMSRQYADFGGAFHLLKFDRKGEAKPIRLCNFTAEIEREVVKNDGLTTSRHFKVSGRLETGEAMPTIDVPASEFDRLDWLPTSWGASAQITVGSRFRDHVVAAIKERSNPEILQLCQHAGWSQFNDELLYLTHTGGIGTKGLNLDASCELQGPLGDFSLPAPVDPRTLDLEGILEAFCHLQRDGVALVLLGAVMRATLCHFQPATCSVYLQGTTGTFKSAAAGVLQGFWGPKFDGAHLPANWSSTGNALEKTAFLAKDCLLVVDDFVARGTKQEVAKTHTNAERLLRAQGNQSGRSRMTSTAEIRNAFYPRGIILATGEDIPNGHSLQARLVIINIARGDIDTKVLSRLQKLVRDGTLATVMATFVQWLAAEAKANRLLELIEITSECNRANIGTGGHARMQDNLANLLTGLRAFLDFAGKAGEVSSSKTAAFMTLGTKAAGNLASLQTSIDKEASDAQRFVELIRVAVSSGKAHIEGKHGGEPSNSRTLGWRRVETHTGFRSEAMGSRIGWIDQDTIYIEPGASLSVVKAIASSLDNHLGSSQLAIGKSLREAGLLTNCDKGRNTAKVSLLGARRNVYALSLSHVFDTDEGVVEPSSYPADDIPF from the coding sequence GTGAAGTTCGGAACACTGCCCGTTCCATCTTTAAAAAGCATAGCCGCCATGGTTGAGGGGACATCAATCACTGCACGTCTTGAAGCGGACAGCAATGCAGCGCGGGAGGCGGCCGATCTTGCGGCGGCTAATCTTGAAATGTCGCGGCAGTATGCAGACTTTGGGGGCGCTTTTCACCTGTTGAAGTTTGACAGGAAGGGAGAAGCTAAGCCAATCCGGCTATGTAATTTTACCGCAGAGATTGAACGTGAGGTCGTCAAAAATGACGGCCTGACTACATCCCGCCACTTTAAGGTATCGGGCAGACTGGAGACAGGTGAGGCAATGCCCACCATTGATGTTCCTGCATCTGAGTTTGACCGCTTAGACTGGCTTCCCACTTCGTGGGGAGCTAGCGCACAGATTACCGTGGGCAGTCGCTTCAGGGACCATGTCGTAGCCGCCATCAAAGAACGGTCCAATCCGGAGATATTGCAACTTTGCCAACACGCCGGCTGGTCCCAATTCAATGATGAGCTGTTATACTTAACCCACACAGGCGGAATCGGCACAAAAGGTCTTAATCTCGATGCGAGTTGCGAGCTACAGGGACCACTGGGTGATTTCAGTCTACCCGCGCCCGTTGATCCTCGGACCTTGGATCTCGAAGGAATACTGGAAGCATTTTGTCACTTGCAACGAGATGGCGTGGCACTTGTGCTACTTGGCGCTGTCATGCGGGCAACCCTGTGCCACTTTCAACCGGCGACCTGTTCAGTTTACCTACAAGGCACGACAGGAACGTTCAAATCCGCTGCAGCTGGCGTGCTACAGGGTTTTTGGGGCCCAAAGTTCGACGGAGCACATCTCCCTGCGAATTGGTCAAGCACTGGAAACGCTCTTGAGAAGACAGCCTTCTTAGCAAAAGACTGTCTCCTAGTTGTCGATGACTTCGTAGCACGTGGGACAAAACAAGAAGTGGCCAAAACCCATACAAATGCTGAGCGGCTACTCCGAGCCCAGGGCAACCAATCGGGCCGAAGCCGAATGACCTCCACGGCCGAAATCAGAAATGCATTTTATCCGAGGGGCATTATTCTAGCGACTGGTGAAGATATTCCAAACGGTCATTCACTTCAGGCACGGTTAGTTATCATCAATATCGCCCGAGGAGATATAGACACCAAAGTTTTGAGCAGACTGCAAAAACTTGTTCGTGACGGTACTCTGGCCACGGTCATGGCCACCTTTGTCCAATGGCTGGCAGCAGAGGCCAAGGCTAATAGGCTACTTGAGCTTATTGAAATCACATCGGAGTGCAATCGTGCAAACATAGGCACTGGTGGACATGCAAGGATGCAAGATAATCTCGCCAATCTTTTAACTGGGCTGCGCGCGTTTCTCGATTTTGCTGGGAAGGCTGGCGAGGTTAGCTCATCAAAAACCGCGGCCTTTATGACACTCGGTACAAAAGCGGCAGGCAATTTGGCATCCTTGCAAACATCTATCGACAAGGAAGCGTCAGACGCACAACGTTTTGTAGAGCTCATACGTGTAGCTGTCTCTAGCGGAAAGGCGCACATCGAAGGCAAGCATGGCGGTGAGCCTTCAAATTCGCGGACTTTGGGCTGGCGGCGGGTGGAAACTCATACAGGGTTCCGCAGCGAAGCTATGGGAAGCAGGATTGGCTGGATCGATCAGGATACCATTTATATTGAGCCAGGCGCATCATTAAGCGTTGTCAAAGCTATTGCTTCATCTCTGGACAACCATCTCGGCTCCAGTCAGCTAGCGATCGGGAAAAGCCTACGTGAGGCGGGCCTCCTCACTAATTGTGATAAGGGACGCAACACTGCAAAAGTCAGTCTGCTTGGCGCTAGACGCAATGTTTACGCTCTAAGTCTATCACATGTCTTCGATACCGACGAAGGAGTGGTTGAGCCCAGTAGCTACCCGGCTGATGACATCCCCTTTTGA
- a CDS encoding HGGxSTG domain-containing protein, which yields MTNTNLENGIPWRFGPNWPGQRCGAKTRKGTPCQRPARLPVGRCKLHGGASTGPRTEEGRARIAVLHTTHGRLTKEKRVEARLRAQVGREIRAELRDIEQDAIAAGTLDKDWRDQFK from the coding sequence ATGACAAACACCAACCTCGAAAATGGCATTCCATGGCGGTTTGGTCCTAATTGGCCTGGCCAACGGTGCGGCGCAAAAACACGTAAGGGTACGCCATGCCAGCGGCCTGCTAGGCTGCCTGTGGGGCGCTGTAAACTCCATGGAGGGGCTTCCACTGGCCCAAGGACCGAGGAAGGCAGGGCGCGGATCGCGGTCCTTCACACTACGCACGGACGACTGACGAAGGAAAAGCGGGTGGAGGCCCGTCTGAGAGCTCAGGTTGGACGGGAGATCCGAGCCGAGCTGCGAGACATCGAGCAGGATGCCATCGCAGCGGGGACCTTGGACAAGGACTGGCGGGACCAGTTCAAATAA
- a CDS encoding nitrile hydratase accessory protein: MSAREPVFEAPWHVQLFALTVHLNEAGYFAWPDWADRFSATLKRQGVDKDLNGGDDYFSAWLETLEAYLSETGAALPKDVVQMRDAWEQAYLSTPHGEPVALG; the protein is encoded by the coding sequence TTGAGCGCCCGCGAACCTGTGTTTGAGGCTCCGTGGCACGTACAGTTGTTTGCCCTGACTGTTCATTTGAACGAGGCGGGGTACTTTGCGTGGCCTGATTGGGCGGATCGCTTTAGCGCAACCCTGAAGCGTCAAGGCGTGGATAAAGATCTGAATGGCGGTGACGATTACTTTAGCGCATGGCTTGAAACGTTAGAGGCGTATTTATCCGAAACAGGTGCCGCGTTGCCAAAGGACGTCGTACAGATGCGCGATGCGTGGGAGCAGGCCTATCTTTCAACGCCCCACGGTGAACCTGTCGCGCTGGGATAG
- the nthB gene encoding nitrile hydratase subunit beta, translating to MSRVHDMGGRFGDGMIVPETEDDPVFHEKWHGRALAITLAAGALGKWNIDISRHGRECLSPVDYASMSYYEKWMAGLAGLLVDTNILSREELEKGRAIGSSNLTAKRMDADKVAGVLASGGPADRPSDVPVFYNVGETVRTRKINGNRHVNGGHTRLPTYVAGAVGRIVMIHGTHILPDSSAHRLGDAAEPLYAVAFSASELWANPEHPKDEVVLDLWQSYLSGAS from the coding sequence ATGAGCCGCGTTCACGATATGGGTGGCCGCTTTGGCGATGGTATGATTGTGCCCGAGACTGAAGATGATCCCGTTTTTCATGAAAAGTGGCATGGCCGCGCGCTGGCCATAACTTTGGCCGCTGGTGCCTTAGGAAAATGGAATATCGATATTAGCCGTCATGGTCGAGAATGCCTTTCGCCTGTCGATTACGCATCCATGTCATATTACGAAAAATGGATGGCGGGTTTGGCTGGGCTGTTGGTGGACACTAATATCCTAAGTCGTGAAGAATTGGAGAAAGGCCGTGCGATTGGATCAAGTAATCTGACAGCTAAGCGGATGGACGCGGATAAGGTTGCAGGGGTTTTGGCCTCTGGTGGTCCTGCTGATCGTCCCAGTGATGTGCCTGTTTTTTACAACGTTGGCGAGACGGTCCGCACCCGTAAGATCAATGGCAACCGCCATGTGAACGGTGGGCACACGCGGCTGCCCACATATGTCGCTGGGGCAGTGGGGCGTATCGTGATGATCCATGGCACACATATATTACCAGACAGCAGTGCACACCGTTTGGGTGACGCTGCGGAGCCACTTTATGCGGTCGCCTTTTCGGCGTCGGAGTTGTGGGCTAACCCTGAGCACCCTAAAGACGAGGTCGTCTTGGATTTGTGGCAAAGTTATCTTAGTGGTGCATCTTGA